The proteins below are encoded in one region of Geomonas ferrireducens:
- the had gene encoding 6-hydroxycyclohex-1-ene-1-carbonyl-CoA dehydrogenase, translated as MSKQAYRWSMTAVGEPMAKSEFTPTPGAGEVVVEVAGCGVCHTDLGFYYSGVRFNHPAPLTLGHEISGRVVATGEGAGAWAGKAVLIPAVMPCGECDLCLSSHGTICRAQQMPGNDIHGGFASHIVVPAKTLCPVDEKRLAAAGLNLADISVVADAVTTPYQAAVQAEVKPGDVAIVIGIGGVGGYAVQVANALGATVIAIDVDQAKLDNMAKHGAALTLNSREIQGKELKKAINTFVKEKGLKETCWKIFECSGSAPGQDTAFGLLTYGATLSVVGFTMDKIELRLSNLMAFHARALGNWGCLTELYPAALDLVLDGKVNLAPFIEKHPLDNINEVFASAHAHKLTRRAILVPGAQGGA; from the coding sequence ATGTCCAAGCAAGCGTATCGCTGGTCCATGACGGCCGTTGGTGAACCTATGGCGAAGAGCGAATTCACCCCGACCCCCGGAGCAGGCGAGGTCGTGGTCGAGGTTGCCGGTTGCGGCGTCTGCCACACCGATCTCGGCTTCTACTACAGCGGTGTCCGTTTCAACCATCCCGCTCCGCTCACGCTGGGGCATGAGATCAGCGGCCGCGTGGTGGCGACCGGGGAGGGCGCCGGCGCCTGGGCGGGGAAGGCCGTCCTGATCCCGGCGGTCATGCCTTGCGGCGAGTGCGACCTCTGTCTTTCAAGCCACGGCACCATCTGCCGCGCCCAGCAGATGCCGGGTAACGACATCCACGGCGGGTTCGCCTCGCACATCGTCGTTCCGGCGAAGACGCTCTGCCCGGTGGACGAGAAACGCCTCGCCGCGGCCGGTCTCAACCTGGCCGACATCTCGGTCGTGGCCGACGCTGTGACGACGCCCTACCAAGCCGCGGTCCAGGCCGAGGTGAAACCGGGTGACGTAGCCATCGTCATCGGCATCGGCGGGGTGGGGGGCTACGCGGTCCAGGTGGCCAACGCGCTCGGCGCAACCGTCATCGCCATCGACGTCGACCAGGCGAAGCTGGACAACATGGCCAAGCATGGCGCGGCGCTCACCCTGAACTCCCGCGAGATCCAGGGCAAAGAGCTCAAGAAGGCGATCAACACCTTCGTGAAGGAGAAGGGGCTCAAGGAGACCTGCTGGAAGATCTTCGAATGCTCGGGGAGCGCTCCAGGCCAGGATACCGCCTTCGGTCTGCTGACCTACGGCGCGACCCTCTCCGTGGTTGGCTTCACCATGGACAAGATCGAGCTGCGCCTCTCCAACCTGATGGCCTTCCATGCGCGGGCGCTCGGGAACTGGGGATGCCTCACCGAACTCTATCCGGCGGCGCTCGACCTCGTCCTGGACGGCAAGGTGAACCTCGCCCCCTTCATCGAGAAGCACCCCCTGGACAACATCAACGAGGTCTTCGCCTCGGCCCATGCCCACAAGCTCACAAGGCGCGCCATCCTGGTTCCGGGCGCGCAGGGAGGTGCGTGA
- a CDS encoding cyclohexa-1,5-dienecarbonyl-CoA hydratase, whose amino-acid sequence MSEAAAAAQNATAQVNSPLKVSLERDGRLLKLTLARPKANIVDAAMIAALQGALDEHLARPELRAVLLAAEGSHFSFGASVDEHMPDSCAQMLKSLHALVLRLVESPVPVLVAVRGQCLGGGLEVVAAGNFIFAAPNAQLGQPEIKLAVFAPAASCLLPERIGQAQAEDLLFSGRSVSAEEALLMGLVSVVAEDPDQAAYDYFDKHLASVSASTLRFAVKAARTQFAQRVRAKIEFVEKLYLEEMMKTHDSVEGLMAFVEKRQPTWLDR is encoded by the coding sequence ATGAGCGAAGCCGCGGCAGCAGCACAGAACGCGACGGCACAGGTCAACTCCCCGCTCAAGGTGAGCCTCGAGCGCGATGGCCGCCTGCTTAAACTCACCCTCGCGCGTCCCAAGGCGAACATAGTCGACGCGGCCATGATCGCCGCGTTGCAGGGCGCCCTTGACGAACACCTCGCCCGTCCGGAGCTTAGAGCCGTGCTCCTTGCGGCCGAGGGGTCGCACTTCAGCTTCGGGGCGAGCGTCGACGAGCACATGCCGGACTCCTGCGCCCAGATGCTCAAATCGCTGCACGCGCTAGTGCTGAGGCTCGTGGAGAGCCCGGTTCCGGTGCTGGTCGCGGTGCGCGGACAGTGCCTGGGCGGCGGGCTTGAGGTGGTCGCTGCGGGCAACTTCATCTTTGCCGCACCGAACGCGCAACTCGGGCAGCCCGAGATCAAGCTCGCTGTCTTCGCACCCGCCGCCTCCTGCCTGCTGCCGGAGCGGATCGGGCAGGCGCAGGCGGAGGATCTCCTCTTTTCGGGCCGCAGTGTGAGCGCCGAGGAGGCCCTCCTCATGGGTCTTGTGTCGGTAGTTGCGGAGGACCCGGACCAGGCGGCCTACGACTACTTCGACAAGCATCTCGCCTCCGTGAGCGCGAGCACCCTGCGCTTCGCCGTCAAGGCCGCCCGCACCCAGTTCGCGCAGCGGGTCAGGGCGAAGATCGAGTTCGTGGAGAAGCTGTACCTTGAAGAGATGATGAAGACGCACGACTCGGTCGAGGGGCTCATGGCCTTCGTCGAGAAACGTCAGCCGACCTGGCTCGACCGTTAG
- the fabG gene encoding 3-oxoacyl-ACP reductase FabG, whose product MSSFLNFEGRTAVVTGGARGLGLSITRTLLAHGAKVHVFDVAEGEGGGGYQFHKVDITDPASVSAAVATIPEQVTLLVNNAGITRDRSVLKMSDDEWQSVLGVNLTGAFNVVRAFAPGMRDAGYGRIVNITSINGIRGKFGQANYAASKAGLIGLTKTLARELGPKGVTVNAVAPGMVLTDMALALPAEILDKARNECLLPDLARPEDIANAVAFLLSDAAGKITGEVIRVDSGQYI is encoded by the coding sequence ATGAGCAGCTTTCTGAATTTCGAGGGACGGACCGCGGTGGTCACCGGTGGCGCGCGCGGACTGGGGCTTTCCATCACCCGCACGCTCCTGGCGCACGGCGCTAAGGTGCATGTCTTCGACGTGGCCGAGGGGGAAGGGGGAGGCGGCTACCAGTTCCACAAGGTCGACATCACCGACCCCGCGAGCGTCTCGGCCGCCGTCGCCACCATCCCGGAACAGGTGACCCTTCTGGTCAACAACGCGGGCATCACCCGCGACCGCAGCGTCCTGAAAATGTCCGACGACGAGTGGCAGTCCGTCCTCGGGGTCAACCTGACGGGCGCCTTCAACGTGGTCAGGGCCTTCGCCCCCGGCATGAGGGACGCGGGCTACGGTCGCATCGTGAACATCACCTCGATCAACGGCATCCGCGGCAAGTTCGGCCAGGCCAACTACGCCGCCTCCAAGGCTGGTCTCATAGGTCTCACCAAGACCCTCGCCCGCGAGCTCGGGCCGAAAGGGGTCACCGTGAACGCGGTGGCGCCTGGCATGGTGCTTACCGACATGGCGCTCGCTCTCCCCGCGGAGATCCTCGACAAGGCGAGAAACGAGTGCCTGCTCCCGGATCTCGCGAGGCCGGAGGACATCGCCAACGCGGTCGCGTTCCTTCTTTCGGACGCGGCCGGCAAGATAACCGGCGAGGTGATAAGGGTGGATTCCGGGCAGTACATCTGA
- a CDS encoding thiolase family protein — translation MREAVIIDAVRTPVGKFGGALGKVRPDDLAALCISELVERNRLDASLIEDVILGCTNQAGEDNRNVARMAGLLAGLPHSVGGQTINRLCGSGLNAVNAAALAIKAGEGDVFIAGGVESMTRAPFVFAKAGSPFSRDMKIFDSTIGWRFVNPRMTEPYAKEAMGDTAENVAQRYGITREEQDEFALATQRKWSAAQAAGKFADELVPVPVPQRKGEPIIVDRDEFPRPEVTIEQLGKLPAAFKKEGSVTAGNSSGINDGAAAVLLMEAERARALGYRPMARVVASAVAGCDPSYMGLGPIPAIRKALERAGLSIDDIDLFEINEAFAAQAIPCLRELGIDPEKVNVNGGSIAIGHPLGSTGARITATLVHEMRRRGSRYGIASLCIGLGQGIATIVERV, via the coding sequence GTGCGTGAAGCGGTGATAATCGATGCGGTGCGGACGCCGGTTGGGAAATTCGGCGGCGCTTTGGGAAAGGTTAGGCCGGACGACCTGGCGGCGCTTTGCATTTCGGAACTGGTAGAGCGCAACCGGCTCGATGCTTCCCTCATCGAGGACGTGATCCTCGGATGCACCAACCAGGCGGGCGAGGACAACCGCAACGTGGCGCGCATGGCGGGGCTCCTCGCCGGGCTGCCGCACAGCGTCGGCGGCCAGACCATAAACCGCCTCTGCGGCTCTGGGCTGAACGCGGTCAACGCGGCGGCGCTCGCCATCAAGGCGGGGGAGGGGGACGTCTTCATCGCCGGAGGCGTCGAGTCGATGACCCGCGCCCCCTTCGTCTTCGCCAAGGCTGGCTCCCCGTTCTCCCGCGACATGAAGATTTTCGACTCGACCATCGGCTGGCGCTTCGTGAATCCCCGGATGACCGAGCCGTACGCGAAGGAGGCGATGGGAGACACAGCGGAGAACGTGGCGCAGCGCTACGGGATCACCCGGGAAGAGCAGGACGAGTTCGCTCTTGCGACCCAGAGGAAGTGGAGCGCGGCGCAGGCGGCCGGTAAGTTCGCCGACGAGCTGGTGCCGGTTCCCGTCCCGCAAAGAAAAGGGGAGCCGATTATCGTGGACCGTGACGAGTTCCCACGCCCGGAGGTGACCATCGAACAGCTCGGGAAGCTCCCTGCCGCCTTCAAGAAGGAAGGTAGCGTCACCGCCGGGAACTCAAGCGGCATCAACGACGGGGCCGCCGCGGTCCTTCTCATGGAAGCCGAACGCGCCCGTGCTCTGGGATACCGCCCCATGGCGCGGGTGGTGGCGAGCGCCGTGGCTGGCTGCGATCCCTCCTACATGGGGTTGGGTCCCATCCCGGCCATTCGCAAGGCGCTCGAGCGCGCGGGGCTCTCCATCGACGACATCGATCTCTTCGAGATAAACGAGGCGTTCGCCGCCCAGGCCATCCCCTGCTTAAGGGAGCTCGGCATCGACCCGGAGAAGGTCAACGTCAACGGCGGCTCCATCGCCATCGGCCATCCGCTCGGCTCCACCGGCGCGCGCATCACGGCGACGCTCGTGCACGAGATGAGAAGGCGCGGCTCGCGCTACGGCATCGCCTCGCTCTGCATCGGCCTCGGGCAGGGGATCGCCACCATCGTGGAGCGGGTCTGA
- a CDS encoding amidohydrolase family protein, whose amino-acid sequence MTAPGEQKPRPLRIDFHVHLASYDGSLHPWVVDWMRLSHPVDYEDYVARYSDPGAFETLLEEEGVDYACLLAELNPVTTGVCSNDQVREFCRGRKRLIPFCDLNPYLHTDLGGSCAARWKKKVSAA is encoded by the coding sequence ATGACGGCGCCAGGGGAACAGAAACCGCGGCCTTTGAGGATCGATTTTCACGTGCACCTCGCCTCGTACGACGGCTCTCTGCACCCCTGGGTGGTGGATTGGATGCGGCTGTCGCACCCGGTTGATTACGAGGATTACGTCGCCCGCTACAGCGACCCCGGCGCCTTCGAAACGCTCCTCGAGGAGGAGGGGGTGGATTACGCCTGCCTCCTCGCCGAGTTGAACCCCGTCACTACCGGCGTTTGCAGCAACGACCAGGTGCGCGAGTTTTGCCGCGGTAGGAAGAGGCTGATTCCTTTTTGCGACCTGAACCCGTACCTGCACACGGACCTGGGGGGGAGCTGCGCCGCAAGGTGGAAAAAGAAGGTTTCCGCGGCATAA
- a CDS encoding amidohydrolase family protein: MEKEGFRGIKLYPSYQHYYLNEPRMYPLYQVAQELGIPVLIHTGSSVFKQTRLKYANPLHLDDVAVDFPDLPLVMAHSGRGFWYDRAFFLSKLHKNVYMELSGLPPVKLLTYFPELARNTDKTIFGSDWPGMPRIRHNMDAIAELPLPADGVAAILGGNAARILKL, encoded by the coding sequence GTGGAAAAAGAAGGTTTCCGCGGCATAAAGCTCTATCCCAGCTATCAGCACTACTACCTGAACGAGCCGAGGATGTACCCCCTGTACCAGGTCGCGCAGGAACTCGGCATCCCCGTCCTGATCCATACCGGTTCCTCCGTCTTCAAGCAGACGCGGCTCAAGTACGCGAACCCCCTGCACCTGGACGACGTGGCGGTCGACTTCCCGGACCTTCCCCTAGTCATGGCCCATTCCGGACGTGGCTTCTGGTACGACCGCGCCTTCTTCCTCTCCAAGCTGCATAAAAACGTCTACATGGAGCTTTCCGGGCTTCCCCCGGTGAAGCTTTTGACCTATTTCCCCGAGCTCGCACGCAACACGGACAAGACCATCTTCGGCAGCGACTGGCCCGGCATGCCGCGCATCCGTCACAACATGGATGCGATCGCGGAACTGCCGCTGCCTGCCGACGGTGTCGCGGCGATCCTCGGCGGAAACGCGGCCCGGATTCTCAAGTTGTAA
- the moaA gene encoding GTP 3',8-cyclase MoaA, translating to MSLIDSYGRRINYLRLSVTDRCNLRCRYCMPAKGVQLLPQDGILSFEDLLRISEQAVLAGIRKIRVTGGEPLVRKGILPFLSNLSRLPDLKELVLTTNGTYLGEMAKELREAGVQRLNISLDSLKPETYARITRGGRLSDALSGIEAAEKAGFPPHKINVVLMRGVNDSEIMDFVELTRERAYNVRFIEYMPTGHSGNWRALSIPGSEVIERIAQRHLIEKVAPTEHSGPASNFKVRGAPGTLGIISAMTGHFCDGCNRLRVTASGVARGCLFSGEGVDLRPALESGTDALLRREIRNLALAKPAGHEMRGSRASFPPVSFHMSAIGG from the coding sequence ATGTCTCTGATCGATTCCTACGGCAGGCGCATCAACTATCTACGGCTCTCGGTGACGGACCGCTGCAACCTGCGCTGCCGTTACTGCATGCCCGCCAAAGGGGTGCAACTGCTCCCGCAAGACGGGATCCTTTCCTTTGAGGACCTCCTGAGAATTTCGGAACAGGCGGTTCTCGCCGGAATCCGGAAGATACGGGTGACCGGCGGCGAACCCCTGGTGCGCAAGGGGATTCTTCCCTTCCTCTCGAACCTTTCGCGGCTCCCCGATCTGAAGGAACTGGTGCTTACCACGAACGGCACCTACCTGGGTGAGATGGCCAAGGAACTCAGAGAGGCAGGGGTGCAGCGGCTCAATATCAGCCTCGACTCCTTGAAGCCCGAAACCTACGCGAGGATCACCCGCGGCGGACGGCTCTCCGACGCCCTTTCCGGCATCGAAGCGGCGGAAAAGGCGGGCTTCCCGCCGCACAAGATCAACGTGGTGCTGATGCGGGGCGTAAACGACAGCGAGATCATGGACTTCGTGGAACTAACCAGGGAACGCGCCTACAACGTCCGGTTCATCGAGTACATGCCGACAGGCCACTCTGGCAACTGGCGCGCCCTTTCCATCCCCGGCTCCGAGGTCATCGAGCGGATCGCGCAGCGCCACCTGATCGAGAAGGTGGCGCCGACCGAGCACTCCGGCCCGGCGAGCAATTTCAAGGTGCGCGGAGCGCCGGGTACGCTCGGGATCATCTCCGCCATGACCGGGCATTTTTGCGACGGGTGCAACCGGCTGAGGGTAACTGCGTCGGGAGTGGCGCGGGGATGTCTTTTCTCCGGGGAAGGGGTCGACTTGAGACCCGCCCTGGAGAGCGGAACCGACGCCTTGCTCAGGCGGGAAATACGAAACCTCGCGCTGGCTAAGCCTGCGGGACACGAGATGAGGGGGAGCCGCGCCTCTTTCCCTCCCGTTTCCTTCCACATGTCCGCCATAGGCGGCTGA
- the fdhD gene encoding formate dehydrogenase accessory sulfurtransferase FdhD, which translates to MTWVYRYEKGTLSAREREVVEEVPVVLNVNGRELATLIASPHDLRFLVAGFLRMQGLVQSVEDFHLLSVCSDFGMAKVEIRGELPESLKPVLTSGCGTGISFTIPKARQVNPEGTAGKSYRPAAVFAMMDALAQKAGAYQSHGGIHSAAVGDGSVALFSEDLGRHNTIDRIAGEALLKGVDLKGMMLVTSGRISTELVAKAALLGIGLVASRTSPTSTAVRMAEEAGVTVIGYVKADRFEAYSHPDRLDLVGAT; encoded by the coding sequence ATGACGTGGGTCTACAGGTATGAAAAGGGGACGTTGTCGGCGCGGGAGCGCGAGGTGGTCGAGGAGGTCCCGGTCGTCCTCAACGTGAACGGAAGGGAGCTCGCGACGCTGATCGCCTCTCCGCACGACCTCCGTTTCCTGGTGGCGGGATTTTTGCGCATGCAGGGACTCGTCCAGTCGGTGGAGGACTTTCATCTCCTCTCGGTTTGCAGCGATTTCGGCATGGCCAAAGTCGAGATCCGGGGGGAGCTCCCGGAGAGCCTCAAACCGGTGCTCACCTCAGGGTGTGGGACCGGGATCAGCTTCACCATCCCGAAGGCGCGCCAGGTGAACCCCGAAGGGACCGCCGGGAAGAGCTACCGCCCCGCGGCGGTTTTCGCAATGATGGACGCCCTTGCGCAAAAAGCTGGCGCCTACCAAAGCCACGGCGGCATACATTCCGCGGCGGTGGGGGACGGGAGCGTGGCCCTTTTTTCCGAGGACCTGGGGCGTCACAACACCATTGACCGGATCGCAGGCGAGGCGCTTTTAAAGGGGGTCGATCTGAAGGGGATGATGCTCGTCACCTCCGGGCGGATCTCCACCGAGCTTGTGGCGAAGGCGGCACTGCTCGGCATCGGTCTGGTGGCCTCCCGCACCTCCCCGACATCGACGGCGGTCCGGATGGCGGAGGAGGCCGGGGTGACCGTCATCGGCTACGTCAAGGCCGATCGCTTCGAGGCTTATTCTCATCCTGACCGGCTGGATCTGGTTGGCGCGACCTGA
- a CDS encoding sigma-54 interaction domain-containing protein, whose product MDQAIDIAGPAAGNSVDDWAPSGILHLDAQLCVVSLDEAAGAMLGAAPHTLLGRRLDEIADLADLGALMKSGTVFNGQPIAVKGRRILCDYLPTVESDQVVGGVLSLQRVLPEVHDSQVDLKELLQSAGAYLDLNYDGIVICDRAGIIVMVNQAFAELLDTTPHAMIGRHLDEAYPNSQPSRLPGVMETASPQIGITHYLNGKQVYASLYPIQKDGKVVGGIGKILFKDIREITLIANRLQAAPETRALAGSVTRKETSSRYDVNSIVGQSKKILDLKESLLRVAAKNSNVLLLGDSGTGKELFAHAIHAASNRRYAQFVKVNCAAIPEHLLESELFGYSEGAFTGARKGGQLGKFEQAHLGTIFLDEIGDMPLYMQAKMLRVLQERELTPLGGGAPKMVDVRVVAATNCNLEHLVREGKFRQDLYYRLKVVTLSIPSLRERKEDIRPLTMNFIQQFNEEFGLEVQGLSLEAREIIMRYDWPGNVRELRNVIESAFNLVTGPLILRDHLPEQLSRMHTDSGIEASAAQDIGGYIRQRLGSAPLSEIVDEFEKLLVEAAIEASHGNKLHAADLLGISRQWLYKKLHKYGADPGEDH is encoded by the coding sequence ATGGACCAGGCCATCGACATAGCCGGACCGGCTGCAGGCAACTCCGTTGACGATTGGGCCCCTTCGGGGATCCTGCACCTCGATGCACAGCTCTGCGTCGTCTCGCTGGACGAGGCCGCCGGCGCCATGCTCGGCGCCGCGCCACATACTCTGCTTGGGCGCAGGCTGGACGAGATCGCCGATCTGGCGGATCTCGGCGCCCTCATGAAGAGCGGCACCGTCTTCAACGGTCAACCGATCGCGGTCAAAGGACGCCGGATCCTTTGCGATTACCTCCCGACCGTCGAGTCCGATCAGGTAGTCGGTGGGGTGCTCTCGCTGCAGCGGGTTTTGCCGGAGGTGCACGACTCCCAGGTGGACCTGAAGGAATTGCTCCAGTCAGCGGGTGCCTACCTCGACCTCAACTACGACGGGATCGTCATCTGTGACCGTGCCGGTATCATCGTCATGGTCAACCAGGCCTTCGCGGAACTCCTCGATACGACTCCCCACGCCATGATAGGCAGGCACCTCGACGAAGCCTATCCCAACTCGCAGCCGTCGCGCCTTCCCGGCGTGATGGAGACAGCGTCCCCGCAGATAGGCATCACACACTACCTGAACGGCAAACAGGTGTACGCCTCCCTCTATCCCATCCAGAAGGACGGGAAGGTGGTGGGGGGGATCGGCAAGATCCTCTTCAAGGACATCCGTGAGATCACCCTGATCGCGAACCGGCTGCAGGCGGCCCCGGAGACGCGTGCGCTGGCCGGTAGCGTGACGAGAAAAGAAACCAGTTCACGCTACGACGTGAACAGCATTGTCGGCCAGAGCAAGAAGATCCTCGATCTCAAGGAATCCCTGCTGCGCGTGGCGGCGAAGAACTCCAACGTCCTTTTGCTGGGGGATAGCGGTACCGGGAAAGAACTCTTCGCGCACGCGATCCATGCTGCTAGCAACCGGCGCTATGCACAGTTCGTCAAGGTGAACTGTGCCGCGATACCCGAGCACCTCCTCGAATCGGAGCTGTTCGGCTACTCCGAGGGGGCCTTCACGGGCGCCAGGAAAGGCGGCCAGCTGGGCAAGTTCGAGCAGGCGCACCTCGGCACGATCTTCCTGGACGAGATAGGCGACATGCCTCTCTACATGCAGGCGAAGATGCTGCGCGTCCTCCAGGAGCGGGAACTGACCCCGCTCGGCGGGGGCGCCCCAAAGATGGTCGACGTGAGGGTGGTAGCCGCCACCAACTGCAACCTTGAGCACCTGGTGCGCGAGGGGAAGTTCCGGCAGGACCTCTATTACCGCCTTAAGGTGGTAACCCTCAGCATCCCGTCCCTTAGGGAGCGCAAGGAGGACATCCGCCCTCTCACCATGAACTTCATCCAGCAGTTCAACGAGGAGTTCGGGCTGGAGGTGCAGGGGCTGAGCCTCGAGGCGAGGGAAATCATCATGCGCTACGACTGGCCCGGCAACGTGAGGGAGCTACGTAACGTCATAGAAAGCGCCTTCAACCTTGTCACCGGCCCCCTGATCCTGCGCGATCACCTGCCGGAACAACTCTCAAGGATGCACACCGATTCCGGGATAGAAGCTTCCGCTGCGCAGGACATCGGTGGGTACATCCGGCAGAGGCTCGGGTCCGCGCCGCTCTCGGAGATCGTGGATGAGTTCGAGAAACTGCTTGTGGAAGCCGCCATCGAGGCGAGCCACGGCAACAAACTCCACGCTGCTGACCTGCTGGGCATCTCCCGGCAGTGGCTCTACAAGAAACTGCACAAGTACGGCGCCGATCCCGGCGAGGATCACTGA
- a CDS encoding acetyl-CoA hydrolase/transferase family protein, translating to MKSIALAKSSFEQEYRQKRCTPAEAASVVRSGDHLCFPLGVGEPTLFVKALAARKRELEGVVVNQQHHLCPDYFTEDSVPHIKVNAWFTSHVSREAVQKGWADFVPNHFHEVPKLLREYWPVDVAGTVVSPMDEFGYFTCSLSVGYTMEAVKKADKVVVQVNPHAPRTHGNCHIHISEVDHIIECDEPLKELQIPEVSPVEEAIGGYLAEMIPDGSCLQLGWGGIPNAVTRALLHKKDLGIHTELMSDGIVDLMLSGAVNNSRKNIHRGKALATFALGTKRLFDFMNENPMIEMHPVDYVNDPAVIGSIDNVVAINATIQVDLLGQCCSESFGHLQWSGTGGQADFARGANRSRGGRAFIATASTAKKGTVSCIVPTLTPGSSVTTSKNDVDHVVTEFGVAKLRGQTAKQRAMNLINVAHPDFRGELMEAARKMNRI from the coding sequence GTGAAGAGTATCGCTCTGGCAAAAAGTAGTTTTGAACAGGAATACCGTCAGAAACGTTGTACGCCCGCTGAGGCAGCCTCGGTCGTTAGATCAGGAGATCACCTCTGTTTCCCGCTCGGCGTGGGGGAGCCGACCCTTTTCGTGAAAGCGCTGGCGGCGCGCAAGCGCGAGCTCGAAGGGGTGGTGGTGAACCAGCAGCATCACCTCTGTCCCGACTACTTCACCGAGGATTCGGTGCCGCACATCAAGGTGAACGCCTGGTTCACCAGTCACGTTTCCCGTGAGGCGGTGCAGAAGGGGTGGGCGGACTTCGTGCCGAACCATTTCCACGAGGTGCCGAAGCTCCTGAGGGAATACTGGCCGGTGGACGTGGCCGGTACCGTTGTCTCGCCGATGGACGAGTTCGGCTACTTCACCTGTAGTCTCTCGGTGGGGTACACGATGGAGGCGGTGAAGAAGGCCGATAAGGTGGTGGTGCAGGTGAATCCGCATGCCCCCCGCACCCACGGCAACTGCCACATCCACATCTCGGAGGTGGATCACATCATCGAGTGCGACGAGCCTCTGAAGGAGTTGCAGATCCCCGAGGTCTCCCCGGTTGAGGAGGCGATCGGCGGGTATCTCGCGGAGATGATCCCGGACGGCTCCTGTCTGCAACTCGGCTGGGGCGGCATCCCCAACGCCGTTACGCGAGCGCTACTGCACAAGAAGGACCTGGGTATCCACACCGAGCTCATGTCGGACGGCATCGTCGACCTGATGCTCTCCGGTGCGGTGAATAACTCCAGGAAGAACATCCATCGCGGCAAGGCTCTAGCCACCTTCGCCCTTGGCACCAAGCGGCTCTTCGACTTCATGAACGAGAACCCGATGATCGAGATGCATCCGGTCGACTACGTGAACGACCCGGCCGTGATCGGCTCCATCGACAACGTGGTGGCCATCAACGCCACCATACAGGTCGACCTTTTGGGACAGTGCTGTTCCGAGTCCTTCGGGCACCTGCAGTGGAGCGGCACCGGCGGGCAGGCGGACTTCGCGCGCGGCGCGAACCGTTCGCGCGGCGGCAGGGCCTTCATCGCGACGGCGTCAACCGCTAAGAAAGGGACCGTCTCCTGCATCGTACCGACCCTCACGCCGGGGTCGTCGGTGACGACCAGCAAGAACGACGTCGACCACGTGGTGACGGAGTTCGGCGTGGCGAAGCTGCGCGGGCAGACCGCGAAGCAGCGGGCCATGAACCTGATCAACGTGGCGCACCCGGATTTCCGCGGCGAGCTGATGGAAGCCGCGAGGAAGATGAACAGGATTTAG
- a CDS encoding Rrf2 family transcriptional regulator, with protein MKLNKASLFGLISVLELASEPERQLSTADIADKYGISSHHLAKVMRNLVHEGVVQAMRGVGGGYRFAGNVNRTTLLDIIKLFETMESDLDMPHWNKAADPVVEELHAITNEIDTVTRAILDTITLATALKNTRLRAELASQKEAPKS; from the coding sequence ATGAAGCTGAACAAGGCAAGTCTCTTCGGGCTTATTTCCGTGCTGGAGCTGGCAAGCGAGCCGGAGCGGCAGCTTTCCACCGCCGACATCGCCGACAAGTACGGCATCTCCTCGCACCACCTGGCCAAGGTGATGCGCAACCTGGTGCACGAGGGGGTGGTGCAGGCGATGCGCGGCGTCGGCGGCGGCTACCGCTTCGCGGGAAACGTGAACCGCACCACGCTGCTCGACATCATAAAGCTCTTCGAGACGATGGAATCCGACCTCGACATGCCGCACTGGAACAAGGCGGCCGATCCCGTCGTCGAGGAGTTGCATGCGATCACCAACGAGATCGACACGGTGACCCGGGCCATCCTCGACACCATCACCCTCGCCACCGCCCTCAAAAACACCCGCCTGCGCGCCGAACTCGCCTCCCAGAAGGAAGCTCCCAAAAGCTGA
- a CDS encoding GNAT family N-acetyltransferase — MDQQISIEDAVQGDLEAVIALDRAGLKEDKIGYWRGVFQRYVESGRNDRVFLVAKQGGTPVGFIIGEVRAWEFGSPPCGWVFALTVSPSVREGGIGKKMFDEICARLKEAGVSTVRTMVDIDSKLTLSFFRGMGMRTGRYIELEKQID, encoded by the coding sequence ATGGACCAGCAAATAAGCATTGAAGATGCCGTGCAGGGCGACCTGGAGGCGGTCATCGCCTTAGACCGCGCCGGGTTGAAGGAAGACAAGATCGGCTACTGGCGCGGCGTGTTCCAACGCTACGTCGAAAGCGGCCGCAACGACCGGGTGTTCCTGGTGGCCAAGCAGGGGGGTACCCCCGTCGGGTTCATCATCGGCGAAGTCCGCGCCTGGGAATTCGGCTCCCCTCCCTGCGGCTGGGTCTTCGCGCTCACCGTTTCCCCTTCCGTCCGCGAAGGGGGCATCGGCAAGAAGATGTTCGACGAGATCTGCGCGCGCCTCAAAGAGGCCGGGGTCTCAACGGTCCGGACCATGGTGGATATCGACAGCAAGCTCACCCTCTCCTTCTTCCGCGGCATGGGGATGCGCACCGGCCGCTACATCGAACTGGAAAAGCAAATCGACTAG